The following proteins are co-located in the Carassius gibelio isolate Cgi1373 ecotype wild population from Czech Republic chromosome A21, carGib1.2-hapl.c, whole genome shotgun sequence genome:
- the ark2n gene encoding protein C18orf25 homolog isoform X4, which yields MTDAQKANELPEFPTEGGATAEEQDMPLRQETTPSSSPACEEPISSQSGPDKQPAPGLLSMPCLLKELHRDSAPGQPQETDPPPAATQEDSDSSACLRSPSSSGHLGDSDTLSSAEEAAAPVQTAGRKSRRSHSESDASTVAMAAKKNRCQEKHVNGRVRVRGPRSQQQKQRMRQLRQKREAAARRKPDVLQDSSTSDSDITAHSSSSSPLTASSDNEGETINSHAPVGPAVIGHYDISDTHSEQERQSQSLSGAVEVKPSQVSLASTDSEVEIVGVQENAR from the exons ATGACTGATGCCCAGAAGGCCAACGAGCTCCCTGAATTCCCCACAGAGGGCGGGGCTACAGCAGAAGAGCAGGACATGCCCCTGAGACAAGAAACCACGCCCAGCAGTTCCCCGGCATGCGAGGAGCCAATCAGCTCGCAGAGCGGTCCTGACAAACAGCCGGCACCTGGTCTGCTCTCTATGCCGTGCTTACTAAAGGAGCTTCATAGAGACTCCGCCCCCGGGCAGCCGCAGGAAACAGATCCGCCCCCTGCCGCCACACAGGAAGACAGCGATTCCTCCGCCTGCCTGCGCTCGCCTTCCTCCTCCGGTCACCTGGGAGACTCCGACACGCTTTCATCAGCAGAGGAAGCAGCCGCACCCGTTCAGACGGCCGGCAGGAAGTCACGACGTTCACATTCTGAGAGCGATGCGTCCACGGTTGCAATGGCGGCCAAGAAGAACCGCTGCCAGGAGAAGCATGTGAACGGACGCGTGCGCGTCAGAGGCCCGCGCAGCCAGCAGCAGAAGCAGCGCATGAGACAGCTGCGGCAGAAACGTGAAGCGGCGGCGAGACGCAAACCTGACGTGCTCCAGGACAGCAGCACCAGCGACAGCGACATCACGGCCcactcatcctcatcctcgccgCTAACAGCCTCGTCTGACAACGAGGGAGAGACAATCAACTCTCACGCACCAG tgggTCCTGCAGTGATTGGACACTATGATATTTCAGACACTCACTCCGAACAGGAACGGCAGTCTCAGTCGCTCTCAG GTGCAGTAGAAGTCAAGCCATCTCAGGTGAGTCTGGCGTCCACCGACAGTGAAGTGGAGATCGTCGGAGTTCAAGAGAACGCCAGGTGA
- the ark2n gene encoding protein C18orf25 homolog isoform X1, which translates to MTDAQKANELPEFPTEGGATAEEQDMPLRQETTPSSSPACEEPISSQSGPDKQPAPGLLSMPCLLKELHRDSAPGQPQETDPPPAATQEDSDSSACLRSPSSSGHLGDSDTLSSAEEAAAPVQTAGRKSRRSHSESDASTVAMAAKKNRCQEKHVNGRVRVRGPRSQQQKQRMRQLRQKREAAARRKPDVLQDSSTSDSDITAHSSSSSPLTASSDNEGETINSHAPAGHRRTNASGASAHGWGQLNMGVASGTLGGVLEEALTRFAVMQRHTEERFRVWMDRLTRMHSDDDLSSSENPEGRSNVSSFLPSSESQETLAAYQMARVSVITVPPPQTAGVNGSTEPSEPNV; encoded by the exons ATGACTGATGCCCAGAAGGCCAACGAGCTCCCTGAATTCCCCACAGAGGGCGGGGCTACAGCAGAAGAGCAGGACATGCCCCTGAGACAAGAAACCACGCCCAGCAGTTCCCCGGCATGCGAGGAGCCAATCAGCTCGCAGAGCGGTCCTGACAAACAGCCGGCACCTGGTCTGCTCTCTATGCCGTGCTTACTAAAGGAGCTTCATAGAGACTCCGCCCCCGGGCAGCCGCAGGAAACAGATCCGCCCCCTGCCGCCACACAGGAAGACAGCGATTCCTCCGCCTGCCTGCGCTCGCCTTCCTCCTCCGGTCACCTGGGAGACTCCGACACGCTTTCATCAGCAGAGGAAGCAGCCGCACCCGTTCAGACGGCCGGCAGGAAGTCACGACGTTCACATTCTGAGAGCGATGCGTCCACGGTTGCAATGGCGGCCAAGAAGAACCGCTGCCAGGAGAAGCATGTGAACGGACGCGTGCGCGTCAGAGGCCCGCGCAGCCAGCAGCAGAAGCAGCGCATGAGACAGCTGCGGCAGAAACGTGAAGCGGCGGCGAGACGCAAACCTGACGTGCTCCAGGACAGCAGCACCAGCGACAGCGACATCACGGCCcactcatcctcatcctcgccgCTAACAGCCTCGTCTGACAACGAGGGAGAGACAATCAACTCTCACGCACCAG CTGGCCATCGCCGAACCAACGCTTCTGGAGCATCAGCGCATGGGTGGGGCCAACTCAACATGGGCGTGGCCAGTGGAACCCTGGGCGGAGTCTTGGAGGAAGCGCTTACGCGATTCGCCGTGATGCAGAGACACACCGAGGAGCGCTTTCGCGTGTGGATGGACAGACTGACCCGCATGCATTCGGATGATGATCTTTCGTCCAGTGAAAATCCGGAGGGGCGGAGCAACGTTAGCTCATTCCTGCCATCGTCTGAGTCACAGGAAACGCTGGCAGCCTATCAGATGGCTCGAGTCAGCGTCATCACAGTTCCACCGCCCCAGACTGCCGGTGTCAATGGTAGCACAGAGCCGTCTGAACCCAACGTTTAA